Proteins encoded within one genomic window of Rhinolophus sinicus isolate RSC01 linkage group LG05, ASM3656204v1, whole genome shotgun sequence:
- the FBXO48 gene encoding F-box only protein 48 isoform X1, with protein MTQKPEDVNRRRRGCQSPAGTSTLPSITTAPVCIPKVTYEDNLLKHQAMQKNLKRNNNSRVSDIGLNSLDAEKENKEYQNKFFEQLPDELYVQIFSQLDMRSLCRASMTCKRWNSVVRDNDSLWEPHCLAVRVVCKREIDDDRKSGFSWRDTLLRNYQKSKVKLEWLSGRYSNICSPVSLPEKIMYPMDVETWGEILEAELKRYAEKSQADLITLRV; from the exons gaacctccacactgccttccataacgactgcaccagtctgcattccaaag GTTACATATGAGGATAATTTACTAAAACATCAAGCTATGCAGAAGAACTTGAAGAGGAACAATAATTCAAGAGTTTCTGACATAGGATTGAACTCTTTGGATgctgagaaggaaaacaaagagtaTCAAAATAAGTTTTTTGAACAGCTACCCGATGAGCTTTACGTACAAATTTTCAGTCAGCTGGACATGCGGAGTTTGTGCAGGGCTTCAATGACATGCAAGAGGTGGAATTCCGTAGTAAGAGACAATGACTCCTTATGGGAGCCTCATTGCTTGGCTGTGAGAGTTGTGTGCAAAAGAGAAATAGATGACGATCGAAAAAGTGGTTTTTCCTGGAGG GACACACTACTGAGGAATTACCAGAAGAGTAAAGTGAAACTTGAATGGCTAAGTGGAAGATACAGCAACATATGTTCTCCTGTTAGCCTACCAGAAAAAATCATGTACCCGATGGATGTAGAAACATGGGGGGAAATTCTAGAAGCAGAACTGAAAAGATATGCAGAAAAATCACAAGCAGATCTCATAACTTTGAGAGTTTAA
- the FBXO48 gene encoding F-box only protein 48 isoform X2, with the protein MQKNLKRNNNSRVSDIGLNSLDAEKENKEYQNKFFEQLPDELYVQIFSQLDMRSLCRASMTCKRWNSVVRDNDSLWEPHCLAVRVVCKREIDDDRKSGFSWRDTLLRNYQKSKVKLEWLSGRYSNICSPVSLPEKIMYPMDVETWGEILEAELKRYAEKSQADLITLRV; encoded by the exons ATGCAGAAGAACTTGAAGAGGAACAATAATTCAAGAGTTTCTGACATAGGATTGAACTCTTTGGATgctgagaaggaaaacaaagagtaTCAAAATAAGTTTTTTGAACAGCTACCCGATGAGCTTTACGTACAAATTTTCAGTCAGCTGGACATGCGGAGTTTGTGCAGGGCTTCAATGACATGCAAGAGGTGGAATTCCGTAGTAAGAGACAATGACTCCTTATGGGAGCCTCATTGCTTGGCTGTGAGAGTTGTGTGCAAAAGAGAAATAGATGACGATCGAAAAAGTGGTTTTTCCTGGAGG GACACACTACTGAGGAATTACCAGAAGAGTAAAGTGAAACTTGAATGGCTAAGTGGAAGATACAGCAACATATGTTCTCCTGTTAGCCTACCAGAAAAAATCATGTACCCGATGGATGTAGAAACATGGGGGGAAATTCTAGAAGCAGAACTGAAAAGATATGCAGAAAAATCACAAGCAGATCTCATAACTTTGAGAGTTTAA